Proteins encoded in a region of the Phalacrocorax carbo chromosome 15, bPhaCar2.1, whole genome shotgun sequence genome:
- the MYL2 gene encoding myosin regulatory light chain 2, ventricular/cardiac muscle isoform — MGLFLTRSGMYLLFQPRGSEGLPPRRLLQQRQQLYKAMAPKKAKKRIEGANSNVFSMFEQAQIQEFKEAFTIMDQNRDGFIDKADLRDTFAALGRLNVKNEEIDEMIKEAPGPINFTVFLTMFGEKLKGADPEETILNAFKVFDPEGKGLKSAYIKEMLMTQGERFSQEEVDQMFAAFPPDISGNLDYKNLVHVITHGEEKD; from the exons ATGGGGTTATTTTTAACCCGGAGTGGGATGTATTTATTGTTTCAGCCCAGGGGAAGCGAGGGACTGCCTCCGAGACGCCTCTTGCAGCAACGTCAGCAGCTGTACAAAGCCATG GCACCCAAGAAAGCCAAGAAGAGGATTGAAGGTGCTAATTCCAATGTCTTCTCCATGTTTGAGCAGGCCCAGATCCAGGAATTCAAAGAG GCATTCACCATCATGGATCAAAACCGGGACGGCTTCATTGACAAGGCAGATCTGAGAGACACGTTTGCTGCACTCG GGCGCCTGAATGTGAAAAATGAGGAGATTGATGAGATGATAAAGGAGGCGCCCGGCCCAATCAACTTCACCGTGTTCCTCACCATGTTCGGGGAGAAACTCAAGG GTGCTGACCCGGAGGAGACGATCCTGAATGCATTCAAGGTGTTTGATCCAGAGGGAAAAGGCCTGAAATCTGCCTA CATCAAAGAAATGCTCATGACACAGGGTGAGAGGTTTTCCCAGGAAGAG GTCGATCAGATGTTCGCAGCCTTCCCTCCAGACATATCTGGCAACCTGGATTACAAAAACCTTGTCCATGTCATTACACATGGTGAAGAGAAGGACTAG
- the CCDC63 gene encoding LOW QUALITY PROTEIN: coiled-coil domain-containing protein 63 (The sequence of the model RefSeq protein was modified relative to this genomic sequence to represent the inferred CDS: inserted 1 base in 1 codon), whose translation MNILGGSEELKRGGPSLRQKLLDFPEKENEKLAEAEIRRLQKQFWIAVEKRKSYGANMRQQTQAQEKEIKLLTQKHEDVSLMLRQITSLRNAMLDDRSCTELQCLLQTKHQYDSLIRDRKALLADMDNQILELEKKIMRQNQVAVNVKQANCSKRLQKQIERLEMRLNNVTIHFDTILTRNNKLREEIENLRIQKATLDNFYLKLHKKLDQQRRRMNTAIEQSAQAYEQRMEALARISAMNERHSKDTVQYNVELQERERVLDQETKLKTFMLAKFTDRSELEEQAKKKKALKAAQRAKQRQGESFESQEVAYKRLLELAEDGDIDRLLNDFIEKEEKNFACFSYVTELNNEMESMQQRIKDLQNEISALVTDQEYAESSRLHVLQELEEKLMKTTEEANLYEDRCKESNKVLGQLKSGMEALLKEINCDTVMIMKQLGENKQITDLNLMQFFGLVEKKTNELLLMESILRYTSADGSHPAQPFANPLLGGTELLRVMDRTQLCPPTPTLDSTADTLEVPLDHGQLRQLILQSHEKXEGNAASTGKKGRNSIKV comes from the exons ATGAATATCCTTGGTGGCAGTGAAGAGCTGAAG CGGGGAGGGCCCTCTTTGAGGCAGAAGCTTTTGGACTTCCCTGAGAAGGAGAATGAAAAGCTGGCTGAGGCCGAGATCAGGAGACTGCAGAAACAGTTTTGGATAGCAGTGGAGAAGAGGAAATCCTACGGTGCCAACATGAGGCAGCAAACGCAGGCTCAGGA aaaagaaataaagttgcTGACACAAAAACATGAAGACGTGTCATTAATGCTGAGACAGATCACGTCCCTGAGAAATGCAATGCTGGATGACAGAAGTTGTACAGAGCTCCAATGCCTTTTGCAGACCAAACATCAGTATGATTCTCTGATTAGAGACAGAAAAGCCCTGTTAGCTGACATGGACAACCAG atactagagctggaaaaaaagattatgagGCAAAACCAGGTAGCAGTGAATGTGAAGCAAGCGAACTGTAGCAAACGGCTGCAGAAGCAGATTGAGAGACTGGAGATGCGCCTAAACAAT gtCACTATCCATTTCGATACCATCCTGACCAGAAATAACAAGCTCCGAGAAGAGATTGAAAACCTGCGAATCCAGAAAGCCACTTTGGACAACTTCTACTTGAAACTCCATAAGAAGCTGGatcagcagaggagaaggatgaATACTGCCATTGAGCAATCCGCACAAGCCTATGAGCAGCG GATGGAGGCTCTGGCAAGGATTTCAGCCATGAATGAAAGGCACAGCAAAGACACTGTCCAGTACAATGTTGAGCTGCAGGAGCGGGAGCGTGTCCTTGACCAGGAGACCAAACTGAAAACCTTCATGCTTGCCAAATTTACAGATCGCTCTGAATTGGAGGAACaggccaaaaagaaaaaag CCTTGAAGGCAGCCCAGCGGGCGAAGCAGCGCCAAGGGGAGAGCTTTGAGAGCCAGGAAGTGGCTTACAAGCGCCTGCTGGAGCTGGCGGAGGATGGGGACATCGACCGGCTGCTGAATGACTTCATTGAAAAAGAGGAGAAGAACTTCGCCTGCTTCAGCTACGTCACTGAGCTGAACAATGAGATGGAGAGCATGCAGCAGAGGATCAAGGACCTCCAG AATGAAATTTCAGCCCTCGTGACGGACCAGGAGTATGCAGAGAGCAGCCGCCTTCATgtcctgcaggagctggag GAAAAACTAATGAAAACCACTGAGGAAGCCAACTTGTATGAAGACAGATGCAAAGAGAGCAACAAAGTCCTGGGCCAGCTCAAATCTGGCATGGAAGCCCTGTTGAAAGAAATCAACTGTGATACTGTGATGATAATGAAGCAGCTTGGAGAAAACAAGCAGATCACAGATCTGAACCTGATGCAGTTTTTCG GTCTCGTGGAGAAGAAGACCAACGAACTCCTGCTGATGGAGTCCATCCTGCGCTACACATCAGCTGACGGCTcgcacccagcccagcccttcGCCAACCCGCTGCTGGGCGGCACCGAGCTCCTCCGGGTGATGGACCGGACCCAGCTCTGCCCACCGACCCCCACCCTGGACAGCACCGCTGACACCT TGGAGGTGCCACTGGACCATGGCCAGCTGCGCCAGCTGATTCTACAGAGCCACGAGA GAGAGGGCAACGCCGCCAGCACGGGCAAGAAGGGGAGGAACAGCATCAAGGTGTGA